A genome region from Sardina pilchardus chromosome 22, fSarPil1.1, whole genome shotgun sequence includes the following:
- the kcnj2a gene encoding inward rectifier potassium channel 2a, with the protein MGSSRPNRYSIVSSEEDGMKLATMAVPNGYGNGKSKVHTRHPAHSRFVKKDGHCNVQFVNVSEKGQRYLADIFTTCVDIRWRWMFVIFCMAFLLSWLFFGCIFWLVAILHGDLDNGSGQLSGQRCVSNVSTFTAAFLFSIETQTTIGYGYRYVTDECPVAVFMVVFQSIVGCIIDAFIIGAVMAKMAKPKKRNETLVFSHNATVAMRDNKLCLMWRVGNLRKSHLVEAHVRAQLLKSRTTAEGEFIPLDQMDIDVGFDSGVDRIFLVSPITIVHEIDEESPFYDMSKQELETSEFEIVVILEGMVEATAMTTQCRSSYLASEILWGHRFEPVLFEEKNYYKVDYSRFHKTYEVPSTPLCSARDLAEKKYILSNSNSFCYENEVALLNKEEKEEANMGGTGPEGTHTDTISLNITESDHNQATLPLEPRPLRRESEI; encoded by the coding sequence ATGGGAAGCTCGCGGCCCAACCGCTACAGTATTGTGTCATCCGAGGAAGACGGCATGAAGTTGGCCACCATGGCCGTGCCCAACGGCTACGGCAACGGCAAGAGCAAAGTGCACACGCGCCACCCGGCGCACAGCCGCTTCGTCAAAAAGGACGGCCACTGCAACGTCCAGTTCGTCAACGTCAGCGAGAAGGGCCAGCGCTACCTGGCCGACATCTTCACCACCTGCGTGGACATCCGCTGGCGCTGGATGTTCGTCATCTTCTGCATGGCCTTCCTCCTGTCCTGGCTCTTCTTCGGCTGCATCTTCTGGCTGGTGGCCATCCTGCACGGCGACCTGGACAACGGCAGCGGCCAGCTGAGCGGCCAGCGCTGTGTGTCCAACGTCAGCACCTTCACGGCGGCGTTCCTCTTCTCCATCGAGACGCAGACCACCATCGGCTACGGCTACCGCTACGTGACGGACGAGTGCCCGGTGGCCGTCTTCATGGTGGTCTTCCAGAGCATCGTGGGCTGCATCATCGACGCCTTCATCATCGGCGCCGTCATGGCCAAGATGGCCAAGCCCAAGAAGCGCAACGAGACGCTGGTGTTCAGCCACAACGCCACGGTGGCCATGCGCGACAACAAGCTGTGCCTGATGTGGCGCGTGGGCAACCTGCGCAAGAGCCACCTGGTGGAGGCGCACGTCCGCGCCCAGCTCCTCAAGTCGCGCACCACCGCCGAGGGCGAGTTCATCCCGCTCGACCAGATGGACATCGACGTGGGCTTCGACAGCGGCGTCGACCGCATCTTCCTGGTCTCGCCCATCACCATCGTCCACGAGATCGACGAGGAGAGCCCCTTCTACGACATGAGCAAGCAGGAGCTGGAGACGTCCGAGTTCGAGATCGTGGTCATCCTGGAGGGCATGGTGGAGGCCACCGCCATGACCACGCAGTGCCGCAGCTCCTACCTGGCCAGCGAGATCCTGTGGGGCCACCGCTTCGAGCCCGTCCTCTTCGAGGAGAAGAACTACTACAAGGTGGACTACTCGCGCTTTCACAAGACCTACGAGGTGCCCAGCACCCCGCTGTGCAGCGCGAGGGACTTGGCCGAGAAAAAGTACATCCTGTCCAACTCCAACTCCTTCTGCTACGAGAACGAGGTGGCCCTGCTGAacaaagaagagaaggaggaggccaACATGGGCGGGACGGGACCGGAGGGCACCCACACGGATACGATTTCGCTGAACATTACCGAGTCGGACCACAACCAGGCCACTCTGCCTCTCGAGCCGCGGCCACTGCGGCGAGAATCTGAGATATGA